ATCGTTGCCGTGCTGGTCGGCAAGGCGCTTGAGGGCGACACGAACGCGGCGAGCATCGTTCTCGCAAAATGCCTGCCGAGCATCAAGGCGCAGGCCGAGAAGGTGAACTTCGAGTTCGATGCGACCGCCCCGATCAGCGAACAGGTCGCCCAGGTGTTGGACGCGGTTGCCGCTGGCGCGGTCGCGCCCGATGTGGGGCGGCTCATCATCGACAGCATCAAATCGCTCGCGGACGTGCGCGCCAGCGAGGAACTGGAAGCGCGGATTGCCGCTCTTGAGGAGGTGCGTGATGCCTCTCGCTAATTTGGAATTATTTGCACTTCGGTTGCGAAAGTCGGCGATGCGACCGGCTTCCGCACAGATTGACCCATAGGGAGACCGGCATGACTGACTATCGAAGCTGGCGCGCTGTTCACCGTGCCATGTGTCCGGAACCGGGACCGCTTGACCTGTTCCTTATCACCCTCATCAACGGCAGGCGTGCCAGTATCCAGCACGCGGCGCTGGCGCACGGCTGCGGAGCAGCTTGCGGCGCAGGAGGGCGTCAGTGTCAAGGTGCTGCCCATGTCGGGCATTGAGATGATGAACTTCCTCGGTATCGAACCGGAGCCATCGCAGCCCATTGCCAGGATCGTCTTGGCGAGAGCGGGCAAATGCACCGCCGCGAACTCGAGACCCTTGCTCGCATGGATCGTCAGCAGGCGCACCGCATCGATCTGGGCCGCGGCTGCCGGCGGGGCGCGAAGCTGGCGCTCGTCACCGAACAGTTCGAGATGCCGGACCCAGTCGAGAAAGCCGCTGATGCCACCGCGTGGGTTCTTCGCCGCATAGGCGACGGCAACATCGAGCAGCTGATAGATGGCGAGACGGCGCTGTTGCCCACGAACGCTGTCGTCCGCTGCATAACCGGCAAGCCACTTGCCGTGTTCGAACAGATAGGCATTGAGAAATGCGACCGCGGAATGGGCCTGGCTCGCCGCGACGTCGCGCGAAATGCGCTGCAACCCGTCGGCGCCGGCGGGCGTGTGGCCCTCGATCGGCGATCTGAGAAGCGTCAGTTGCGACACGCCATCGGTATTGGCGCGCGCGATCACCCGCTGCACATCGCCGAGCGGTACGGCGTAGTCGGGGAGGGTGGCGACCCTGATCAGCCCACTGGAGCCCGGTTCACTGGCCAACGACAATAGCGACAGCAGATCGCGGATTTCGGGACGTTCGAACAGGTCGCCCAGATACAGGACCGGGACACCGAGGGCTTCGAGCGCCGCGGCGAAGCGCGCAAGATAATTGTGCGACCGGCACAGGATCGCCTGATCGCGGAAAGGGATGCCGGCGGCTTCGTGCGCGCGGATTTGCGCCGCAATGCTCTTGGCCTCGACGCTTAAGCTGTATCCGTCTCGGCTTTCGGCGAACGCGCGAACTTGGTCAGGCGCGGGATATCGCTCGGATCGTCGGTATCGCTCGGATCGACCGTTTCAGACCTGGACAATTCGACCTCCGGTACCATGAGGGGTTCGTCATGAGGCTAGTCCGCGCGATGGTCCTTTTGTGGAACCGGGATCGCAGAATTTTTTCTGCAGGTCCGAAATCGCACGAAAAACCCGCCCGTACGCGCGGAAGAAACGGCACCGATGGGGAAATCGGAAGGTGCGCAGAATTGGTCGATCGCAGTCTATTTGCCTAAAACGGCAATTCGCTTCAACTCATACCTGCTCGATGGACCGGAAATGATTATCGTTCCAAGCGAAGGGGCGGGGCAAAATAGCCGGAGGTGGAATGCCTAAGCCAGTGCAATTGCAGAATGGCAGGTCGTGGAAGACTCAGGGCGCGGCGCTTGCGCATTTCAAGGAGATGCTTGGTCGCTATGCCGACGAAGAGACTGTCGAGGATCGCATGGACCATGAAGACCTCGTCGCGCTTCTTGAGCGTTACGATGCGGTCATTCCTTTGGGACCCTCGAAGATCGGAGAAGGGGTGGATTCGTTTCTGCGCCGCCGCAACGTCTTTCAGGGCTTTTCGACGCCCAGCTTCTGGGTGCGCCGAGTCGATGGGTCGGAGATGTGGCTCGGCAAGTTGTCGAGGATCACGACGTCCCCCGGATCGAGCGTCGGCGCGAGCTGGGTTTCCACGTAGATTTCGAAGATCTCTTTGGTCATCGGCCGGTCGATGATCCACGGAGCGGTCAGGCCGTCGCACCGTAATCCTGCTATGAAGGTCTGCGTCTTCCAATGACCGAACGGGACGCGCCCCTTCAGGCGCTGGCCATGACGCACCCGGCCCCGTAGGCGCGTCATTTTCGTCGTGGTCGCCGTCTCGTCGATTGTCAAACGGCGTTCAAAAGGGACCCCCGATCGGCGTCGAAGAGGGACCCCCTTTTTCGGATATGATGTTGGTTTGTTGAAGATGGCCTTGCGCTGCGTGCGGCGGAGGGCGGGCGTAGCCCGACCGGAGGCGCGCGCAGCGCAAGATAGATTTTTGAAGGCGCCGAAGGTAGCGGTCAGCTGCGGTTTTTGAAGCGCCAGCTGTCGTTGCCCGTCTCGATGATATCGCAGTGGTGGGTGACGCGGTCGAGCAGCGCCGTAGTCATCTTGGGATCCCCGAAGACGGTAGGCCACTCGCCGAAGGCAAGGTTGGTGGTGATGATGACGCTGGTGCGCTCATAAAGCTTGCTGATGAGGTGGAACAGCAACTGCCCTCCCGAGCGTGCGAACGGCAGATATCCAAGCTCGTCGAGCACGATCAGATCGAGCCGCGACAGCTGCGCCGCCAGGGTCCCGCCTTTGCCGATCCGGGTCTCCTCTTCGAGGCGTGTCACCAGATCGACGGTGTTGAAGTAGCGGGCGCGAGCGCCCCTTCGCACGACATTGGCGGTGATCGCGATGGCGAGGTGGGTCTTGCCTGTCCCCGTGCCGCCGACCAGCACGATATTGCGGCGAGGCGGGAGGAAGGAGCCATCGTGAAGGGAGCGGATCATCTCCTCATTGATCGGTGTGCCCTCGAAGCTGAACCGCTCCAGG
This genomic window from Sphingobium cloacae contains:
- a CDS encoding transposase; translated protein: MTRLRGRVRHGQRLKGRVPFGHWKTQTFIAGLRCDGLTAPWIIDRPMTKEIFEIYVETQLAPTLDPGDVVILDNLPSHISDPSTRRTQKLGVEKP
- a CDS encoding DUF5681 domain-containing protein, yielding MDRHIAPWEQGFQTVTAPPPAPPIPKPPPAPPGNPAWTKGVSGNPAGRPPGRPDRRLLATQQMLDEMRNIVAVLVGKALEGDTNAASIVLAKCLPSIKAQAEKVNFEFDATAPISEQVAQVLDAVAAGAVAPDVGRLIIDSIKSLADVRASEELEARIAALEEVRDASR
- a CDS encoding DEAD/DEAH box helicase: MASEPGSSGLIRVATLPDYAVPLGDVQRVIARANTDGVSQLTLLRSPIEGHTPAGADGLQRISRDVAASQAHSAVAFLNAYLFEHGKWLAGYAADDSVRGQQRRLAIYQLLDVAVAYAAKNPRGGISGFLDWVRHLELFGDERQLRAPPAAAAQIDAVRLLTIHASKGLEFAAVHLPALAKTILAMGCDGSGSIPRKFIISMPDMGSTLTLTPSCAASCSAAVRQRRVLDTGTPAVDEGDKEQVKRSRFRTHGTVNSAPASIVSHAGLPMGQSVRKPVASPTFATEVQIIPN